One genomic segment of bacterium includes these proteins:
- a CDS encoding OmpH family outer membrane protein, translating into MQHVKYLLVFIFSFFFLSSTCHAADELKIGYVNFSVLFEDYYKTKKAEAELKEEADKKEEKIKEIREEINNIQKKLGSGVLKQEEKDKQKGILEQKALQLNRVIRESKRELEVKREKAIRGIIKDIEAVIKEYSEKRGYTLVIGNRDLLYVDKKLDITSHIEGLLKEKEIKESRK; encoded by the coding sequence ATGCAACACGTTAAATATTTGCTAGTTTTTATATTTTCTTTCTTCTTCCTATCTTCAACCTGTCATGCAGCAGATGAGCTAAAGATAGGTTATGTCAATTTCTCTGTGCTGTTTGAAGATTATTATAAGACCAAGAAAGCAGAGGCGGAATTGAAGGAGGAAGCGGATAAGAAAGAAGAAAAGATAAAAGAAATTCGAGAGGAGATTAATAATATTCAGAAGAAGCTGGGATCAGGTGTGTTAAAGCAAGAGGAAAAAGATAAACAGAAAGGAATTCTCGAACAAAAGGCTCTTCAATTGAATAGAGTTATTAGAGAAAGTAAAAGAGAACTGGAGGTTAAGAGAGAAAAAGCCATTAGGGGAATTATAAAGGACATAGAGGCTGTGATCAAAGAATATTCAGAAAAAAGGGGATATACTCTGGTAATTGGGAATCGTGATCTATTATATGTAGATAAAAAATTGGACATTACAAGCCATATAGAAGGTTTATTAAAGGAAAAAGAAATAAAGGAAAGCAGAAAATAA
- the lpxC gene encoding UDP-3-O-acyl-N-acetylglucosamine deacetylase, with product MMQLQTTISNKVSCSGIGLHTGNKTTICFKPADENAGIKFIRKDLPGTPVVKADISGVVDTARGTSLGKSDIKVHTVEHVLAAAAGLGIDNMLIELSSNEPPVVDGSALPFVEALERAGIVQQKVPKKFFEVKEPVWVSENGSSLVALPSKDFRISFTIGYNHPVLNSQFASVIITPESFKGEIASARTFCFLEEVEMLQKEGLIKGGSLENAVVIGDEALLNDKLRFENEFVMHKILDLIGDLYLLGQPLKAHVIAIKSGHSLNIELVKRLKKMGGLVDDDDTETKTSLDIDEIKKILPHRYPFLLIDRITKIEGNKKIVGIKNVTANESFFQGHFPDYPIMPGVLIVEAMAQVGGILLLRKKENRGKTPFFAKMDNVKLRRPVRPGDQLVIEVKVIKAKSRVGRIMAKASVNREIVCEAELTSIIQ from the coding sequence ATTATGCAATTACAGACAACAATAAGCAATAAAGTGAGTTGTTCAGGCATTGGCTTGCATACAGGAAACAAAACCACCATTTGTTTTAAACCTGCAGATGAAAACGCAGGCATAAAATTCATAAGAAAGGATTTACCAGGGACTCCAGTAGTCAAAGCAGACATTAGTGGAGTCGTTGATACAGCCAGGGGGACTTCTCTGGGTAAAAGCGATATAAAAGTGCATACTGTAGAGCACGTACTGGCAGCAGCAGCAGGTTTAGGGATTGATAATATGTTGATAGAACTCAGCAGCAATGAGCCTCCTGTAGTTGATGGAAGCGCGCTGCCATTTGTGGAAGCACTGGAACGAGCAGGAATCGTCCAACAAAAAGTGCCCAAGAAGTTTTTTGAAGTAAAAGAGCCTGTTTGGGTTTCAGAAAATGGTTCTTCTTTGGTTGCTTTGCCATCAAAAGATTTCCGAATCTCATTTACTATTGGCTATAACCATCCTGTACTTAATTCTCAATTCGCCTCAGTTATAATTACACCAGAATCTTTTAAGGGAGAAATAGCCTCTGCAAGAACCTTCTGTTTTCTGGAAGAGGTGGAGATGTTGCAAAAGGAAGGGCTCATAAAAGGTGGTAGTTTAGAGAATGCCGTTGTTATAGGAGACGAAGCTCTTCTTAACGATAAATTGAGGTTTGAAAACGAGTTTGTTATGCATAAGATACTTGATTTAATAGGCGATCTGTATTTACTGGGACAACCACTAAAAGCACATGTTATTGCAATAAAGAGCGGTCATTCCTTAAATATAGAGTTGGTTAAAAGACTTAAGAAAATGGGAGGGCTGGTGGATGACGATGATACGGAGACAAAAACTAGTTTAGACATAGATGAAATAAAAAAGATACTTCCGCATAGATATCCATTTTTACTTATTGACAGGATAACAAAGATTGAAGGAAATAAAAAGATAGTAGGGATTAAGAATGTTACTGCAAACGAAAGTTTTTTCCAGGGACACTTTCCAGACTATCCAATAATGCCCGGCGTACTAATTGTTGAGGCAATGGCGCAGGTAGGCGGGATTCTGTTATTGAGAAAGAAAGAGAATAGAGGAAAGACGCCATTTTTTGCTAAAATGGATAATGTCAAATTAAGACGGCCTGTCAGACCAGGAGATCAACTTGTTATAGAAGTTAAGGTAATTAAGGCAAAAAGCAGAGTTGGAAGGATAATGGCAAAGGCTTCTGTTAATAGGGAAATAGTATGCGAAGCGGAATTAACGTCAATTATACAATAA
- a CDS encoding DUF4159 domain-containing protein, translating into MIKKSQFIAFNILLLLVFCFSYSLAQEEKVLDVCGPPPKAKAHRRAGGESFPPLPLPVAPLRRTEKKRPPSPPVLLVKIEYGVNKQWLSDWSDDYGLLENIKKTLNIQYKTSRFSLSSYVQKDPVISPKDCPILYITGHLSFSFDKKEVVSLRRYLESGGTLICDCCCGRNEIRQSFIKLIGEMFPDSPLYKLPLDHPVYRTLHTIKSVHMKIDEKYSYLEPVLYGIDIGSRTALFLSIYDLSCGWSGHTHNYGKRSSVPDALKMGDNIIAYILSFYPVGEYLSVQRLYKSPKEKESSEFLIAQIKHSGYWDPSLSRLSNLLRELANSTSCEVSLHPKEVTLTNSNLFTYPFLYMTGHGEFVLSDQECSNLRKYLTRGGFLLVDNRTGMKAFDTSFRHYIKNIFPDKKLTQISTTHPLYSTIHDIKSVEYTDHVRLINASDSPSLEGISIGGNIVLVYSKYDLAWGWQNVVSYPIRLGIKYPDSIKLATNIIVYALTH; encoded by the coding sequence GTGATAAAAAAATCTCAATTTATAGCCTTTAATATTCTCCTTCTATTAGTATTTTGTTTTTCTTATTCATTAGCGCAGGAAGAAAAAGTTCTTGATGTATGTGGTCCTCCTCCTAAAGCAAAGGCTCATAGACGCGCAGGAGGAGAATCCTTTCCTCCCCTACCTTTACCTGTTGCTCCTTTACGTAGAACAGAAAAAAAACGCCCGCCTTCTCCGCCTGTGCTTCTTGTAAAAATTGAATATGGCGTAAATAAGCAATGGCTCAGCGACTGGAGCGATGATTATGGGCTGTTAGAAAATATAAAAAAAACACTTAACATTCAGTATAAAACTTCACGGTTCTCTCTCTCCTCCTATGTTCAAAAAGACCCTGTAATCAGTCCAAAGGATTGTCCAATTCTCTATATTACCGGACATCTCTCATTTTCGTTTGATAAAAAAGAAGTTGTATCTCTTCGGAGGTACCTGGAAAGCGGAGGCACATTAATTTGCGACTGCTGCTGCGGAAGGAATGAAATTAGGCAATCCTTTATTAAGTTGATTGGAGAAATGTTTCCTGATAGTCCTCTATACAAATTACCGCTTGATCACCCTGTTTACAGGACGCTTCATACTATAAAGAGCGTGCATATGAAGATTGATGAAAAATATTCTTATTTAGAACCCGTTCTCTATGGAATTGATATTGGCTCACGCACAGCATTATTTCTATCCATATATGATCTTAGCTGTGGATGGTCTGGCCACACTCATAATTATGGAAAAAGATCTTCTGTTCCAGACGCTCTAAAAATGGGTGACAATATCATTGCTTACATCTTAAGCTTTTATCCTGTTGGAGAATATCTAAGTGTTCAGCGCCTCTATAAATCTCCTAAAGAAAAAGAATCGTCCGAATTTCTTATTGCTCAAATCAAACACAGTGGATATTGGGATCCTTCTCTATCCCGTCTCTCCAATCTGCTTAGAGAACTTGCCAATAGTACATCGTGTGAAGTATCTCTGCATCCGAAAGAAGTAACGTTAACAAATTCCAATTTATTTACATATCCTTTTTTATATATGACTGGTCATGGAGAATTTGTTCTTTCAGATCAGGAATGTAGTAATCTCAGAAAATATTTAACCAGAGGAGGTTTTCTCCTTGTTGATAATAGAACAGGTATGAAAGCATTTGACACATCCTTCAGGCATTATATTAAAAATATATTCCCTGATAAAAAATTAACACAGATTTCCACAACTCATCCTCTTTATAGCACCATACATGACATTAAATCAGTTGAATATACAGATCATGTTCGCCTGATTAATGCATCAGATTCGCCATCTCTTGAAGGAATCAGTATAGGAGGGAATATTGTGCTGGTCTATAGTAAATATGATTTGGCGTGGGGATGGCAAAATGTTGTATCTTATCCCATCAGGCTTGGGATAAAATATCCGGACAGTATAAAACTTGCTACAAATATTATTGTTTATGCTTTAACGCATTAG
- the lpxI gene encoding UDP-2,3-diacylglucosamine diphosphatase LpxI (LpxI, functionally equivalent to LpxH, replaces it in LPS biosynthesis in a minority of bacteria.), protein MKDVITSSRIGLISGKGKFPIILAQEAKRRGMKVVAIALKEGTNAELENYVDKIYWLSIGEMEKGLDILVKEELKEVFMVGKIEKSLLFKNIPRDGMISDLIKSAADRLDNTLLEAIANKLAELDIKLLDSTILIRPLLPQRGILTERKPTQAEMDDINFGQKIAKSIAALYIGQTVIVKDKAIIAVEAIEGTDQTIKRAGMYCKKGIVMVKVSWPDQDMRLDVPTIGTDTIKLLKEANASAIAIEAQKTIILDIEESVNIANRAGICMVAF, encoded by the coding sequence ATGAAAGACGTAATAACTAGTTCCAGGATTGGCTTGATCTCTGGAAAAGGAAAGTTCCCCATTATTTTAGCGCAAGAAGCTAAGAGAAGGGGCATGAAAGTAGTTGCTATTGCATTAAAAGAGGGAACGAATGCTGAGTTGGAAAACTATGTAGATAAAATATATTGGCTCAGTATTGGAGAGATGGAAAAAGGTTTAGATATTCTAGTCAAAGAAGAGTTAAAGGAAGTTTTTATGGTGGGGAAGATAGAAAAAAGCCTGCTGTTTAAAAATATTCCAAGAGACGGTATGATATCTGATCTTATTAAATCTGCAGCTGATAGATTAGACAATACACTACTAGAGGCAATAGCAAATAAACTGGCTGAATTGGATATAAAGTTGCTGGATTCTACTATACTTATTAGACCTCTCCTACCTCAAAGAGGCATACTTACAGAAAGAAAGCCTACACAAGCAGAAATGGATGATATTAATTTTGGGCAGAAAATAGCCAAATCGATCGCAGCGCTCTATATAGGACAAACAGTTATTGTAAAGGATAAGGCTATCATAGCAGTAGAGGCAATAGAGGGCACGGACCAGACAATTAAACGAGCTGGCATGTATTGTAAAAAGGGCATAGTTATGGTTAAAGTCAGCTGGCCTGACCAGGATATGCGTCTTGATGTTCCTACAATTGGTACTGATACAATCAAACTTTTAAAAGAAGCCAATGCGTCTGCAATAGCTATAGAAGCGCAGAAAACTATCATTCTGGATATAGAAGAATCTGTTAATATAGCAAACCGCGCTGGAATCTGCATGGTTGCGTTCTAA
- the lpxA gene encoding acyl-ACP--UDP-N-acetylglucosamine O-acyltransferase, with product MTIHNTAVISPNAKISKGVKIGPWSVIGDNVKIGKNTEIGSNVVIDGWTSIGENNKISPGAVIGTAPQDVKYEDARTYVKIGNGNIIREYVTINRATEPETETLVGNNNFLMAYTHIAHNCKVGNNVIMVNYTALSGHTVLEDRCVLSGMVGIHQGARVGRLAIVGGLSKVVKDIPPFARADGHPIRIYGLNTIGLTRNNIPAPVIEKLKKAYKILFRSGMNTSQAIKKIEEEVPLIDEIQYLINFIRTSDRGICK from the coding sequence ATGACAATCCATAATACAGCAGTCATTTCTCCAAACGCTAAGATTTCTAAAGGTGTAAAAATCGGACCATGGAGCGTTATAGGAGATAATGTCAAAATAGGAAAAAACACAGAAATTGGTTCTAATGTTGTAATAGACGGCTGGACAAGCATAGGAGAAAACAATAAGATATCTCCTGGGGCAGTTATTGGAACAGCTCCACAGGATGTAAAATACGAGGATGCCCGTACGTACGTTAAAATAGGTAACGGGAACATTATAAGAGAATATGTTACAATTAATAGAGCAACAGAGCCAGAGACAGAAACACTGGTAGGGAATAACAATTTTCTTATGGCATATACACATATCGCACATAATTGTAAAGTGGGTAATAATGTTATAATGGTTAATTATACAGCATTATCCGGACATACTGTGTTAGAGGATAGATGTGTGCTGTCTGGTATGGTAGGGATTCATCAGGGAGCAAGGGTTGGTAGACTGGCCATTGTAGGAGGATTGTCCAAGGTAGTTAAGGATATTCCTCCATTTGCAAGGGCAGATGGCCATCCTATAAGGATATATGGACTGAATACTATAGGATTAACCAGAAACAACATCCCTGCCCCAGTTATAGAAAAACTTAAAAAGGCTTATAAAATCTTATTTAGATCCGGCATGAATACCAGTCAGGCTATAAAAAAAATTGAGGAAGAGGTCCCCTTAATAGATGAGATACAATATCTTATAAATTTTATTAGAACATCTGACAGAGGTATATGTAAATGA